From a single Pelotomaculum isophthalicicum JI genomic region:
- a CDS encoding phosphoribosylaminoimidazolecarboxamide formyltransferase codes for MKNYELKYGCNPHQKPAEIRATAGELPLRVLNGNPGYINFMDALNSWQLVKDLKTALNVPAATSFKHVSPAGAAIGLPLSNELKKAYYVDDLDVELSPIASAYARARGADRMSSFGDWAALSDTVDKATAMILKKEVSDGIIAPGYTDEALEILKQKKGGKYNIVEINSDYEPGEIDKKCVYGIEFVQKRNNVIPGFDDLKNIVTENKVLPDEAKRDMIIAMITLKYTQSNSVCFVSDGQVIGCGAGQQSRIHCTRLAGEKADIWHLKKHPKVLSLKFKQGVGRPERDNAIDLFVRHDTTEYEFDMLNDLFDVVPDRLSPGEKEAWLKELNNVTLGSDAFFPFRDNIDRAFRSGVKYIVQPGGSIRDDLVIRACDEYGMIMALTGLRLFHH; via the coding sequence ATGAAGAATTATGAATTGAAATATGGGTGCAACCCGCATCAAAAACCGGCGGAAATACGGGCAACCGCGGGAGAACTGCCGTTAAGGGTGTTGAATGGAAATCCGGGCTATATCAACTTCATGGACGCGTTAAACTCCTGGCAACTGGTGAAGGATCTAAAGACTGCTTTAAATGTCCCGGCAGCGACCTCCTTCAAACATGTCAGTCCCGCCGGAGCGGCTATCGGGCTCCCGCTGTCAAACGAACTGAAAAAAGCATACTATGTTGACGACCTGGATGTAGAATTGTCGCCAATCGCATCGGCCTATGCCCGCGCAAGGGGAGCCGACAGGATGTCCTCCTTTGGAGATTGGGCTGCTTTGAGTGATACGGTGGATAAAGCCACGGCGATGATTTTAAAAAAAGAAGTATCTGATGGTATTATTGCCCCGGGGTATACTGATGAAGCGCTTGAGATTTTAAAACAGAAAAAAGGCGGAAAATACAATATCGTTGAAATCAATAGTGATTATGAACCGGGCGAAATTGATAAAAAGTGTGTATACGGTATTGAGTTTGTGCAGAAAAGAAACAATGTGATTCCCGGTTTTGATGACTTAAAAAATATAGTGACGGAAAATAAAGTTTTGCCTGATGAAGCGAAGAGAGATATGATCATTGCGATGATCACCCTGAAATATACCCAGTCCAATTCAGTCTGTTTTGTATCGGACGGTCAAGTTATCGGCTGCGGCGCGGGACAACAGTCAAGAATTCATTGTACGCGGCTTGCGGGTGAAAAAGCGGACATCTGGCACCTCAAAAAGCACCCCAAGGTATTGAGTTTAAAATTCAAACAAGGTGTGGGAAGACCGGAGCGTGACAACGCTATCGATTTGTTTGTCAGGCACGATACCACGGAATATGAGTTTGATATGCTGAATGATCTGTTTGATGTGGTTCCTGACAGGCTTTCACCGGGTGAAAAGGAAGCATGGTTGAAAGAATTGAATAATGTCACATTGGGCTCTGACGCGTTCTTCCCATTCAGAGACAATATCGACCGGGCATTTAGAAGCGGTGTTAAATATATTGTGCAGCCCGGCGGCTCGATCAGGGATGATCTTGTGATCCGCGCGTGTGATGAATATGGCATGATAATGGCATTAACGGGTTTGAGGCTGTTCCATCATTAA
- a CDS encoding DUF1540 domain-containing protein, translated as MQQQHIHCIVNDCHYWAQGNKCDANEILVSTNNFAESQPDQVDAPMASQLTPENAGVCTSTACKTYVTKGSGKVNADKVKRMS; from the coding sequence ATGCAACAGCAACACATCCATTGTATTGTGAACGACTGTCATTACTGGGCACAAGGTAATAAGTGCGACGCGAATGAAATACTCGTATCCACCAATAACTTCGCGGAAAGCCAACCGGATCAAGTAGATGCTCCGATGGCGAGTCAACTAACCCCCGAAAATGCGGGAGTATGTACGTCAACCGCATGCAAAACCTATGTAACTAAAGGTTCCGGTAAAGTTAACGCGGATAAAGTAAAAAGAATGTCATAA
- the msrB gene encoding peptide-methionine (R)-S-oxide reductase MsrB — protein sequence MGSDCGDESGKRYELATFAGGCFWCMVAPFERLEGVISVVSGYMGGHKERPTYEEVCSGDTGHCEVVQVCFDPAVLPYEKLLDVYWRQIDPTDEDGQFYDRGESYRTAVFYHNERQRQKAETSKRELIESGRFDMPVVTRILPASVFYPAEEYHQDYHKKFPCHYARYRMGSGRDAFIGQYWGKEKESGKEQLKEKLTELQYEVTQNNATEPSFRNEYWDDKREGIYVDIVSGEPLFSSKDKFDSGCGWPSFTRPVQKENVIEKKDLSHGMVRTEVRSREADSHLGHVFNDGPAPSGLRYCINSAALRFIPKEDLEREGYGKYSCLFD from the coding sequence ATGGGAAGTGACTGCGGCGATGAAAGCGGGAAGCGCTATGAACTGGCAACCTTTGCCGGAGGGTGTTTCTGGTGCATGGTAGCGCCTTTTGAAAGGCTGGAGGGAGTCATCAGCGTAGTGTCAGGTTACATGGGGGGACATAAGGAGCGTCCCACCTATGAAGAGGTTTGTTCCGGTGACACGGGGCACTGTGAAGTGGTTCAAGTTTGCTTCGACCCGGCTGTTTTACCCTATGAAAAACTTTTGGACGTTTACTGGCGGCAAATTGATCCGACAGATGAAGATGGCCAGTTTTACGACAGGGGAGAGTCTTACCGTACGGCTGTTTTTTACCATAATGAGCGACAAAGGCAAAAAGCGGAAACATCCAAAAGAGAGCTAATTGAAAGCGGCCGGTTTGACATGCCTGTTGTCACGCGGATTCTTCCGGCTTCCGTGTTTTATCCGGCCGAGGAGTACCATCAAGATTACCATAAGAAATTCCCCTGCCACTATGCCCGGTACCGCATGGGCTCAGGACGCGACGCTTTTATTGGACAGTACTGGGGAAAAGAAAAAGAATCCGGGAAAGAGCAGTTGAAAGAGAAACTGACCGAGCTTCAGTATGAAGTGACGCAGAACAACGCCACCGAACCGTCTTTCAGGAACGAATACTGGGACGACAAGCGTGAAGGCATATACGTTGATATTGTTTCTGGCGAACCGCTTTTCAGTTCTAAAGATAAATTTGACTCGGGATGCGGCTGGCCGAGCTTTACCAGGCCGGTTCAGAAGGAAAATGTTATTGAAAAGAAAGATTTAAGCCATGGCATGGTTCGCACCGAAGTCCGCAGCCGGGAAGCGGATTCACACCTTGGTCACGTTTTTAACGACGGACCGGCGCCGTCCGGCTTGCGCTACTGTATCAATTCCGCGGCTCTACGGTTCATTCCCAAGGAAGACCTTGAAAGGGAAGGATATGGGAAATATAGCTGTCTGTTTGATTAG
- a CDS encoding MBL fold metallo-hydrolase, whose translation MRIEWKGHASFLLISSKGVRVLTDPFDQYVGYPLPNVEVDVATVSHQHGDHNYVDSLPGKPVIIEGAGEHEAAGIVIKGVATCHDTEQGKKRGKNTVFVINLDGLNICHLGDLGHLLTSQQVSDIGQVDVLFVPVGGFYTIDAKQAYEVVQQLRPALVLPMHYKLDKRVTLPIAPVDEFLGLFPRVEKKSFLDIDKSSLPGKTEVVLLELR comes from the coding sequence ATGCGAATTGAATGGAAGGGGCATGCCAGCTTTTTGCTGATCAGTTCCAAAGGAGTACGGGTGTTGACAGATCCATTTGATCAGTATGTAGGTTACCCGTTGCCAAATGTCGAGGTGGACGTGGCAACAGTCAGCCACCAGCACGGTGATCATAATTACGTTGATTCGCTGCCGGGCAAACCGGTGATAATAGAAGGCGCCGGTGAGCATGAGGCCGCCGGGATTGTGATCAAAGGGGTAGCCACGTGCCACGATACGGAGCAAGGAAAAAAGCGAGGGAAAAACACAGTTTTTGTTATCAATCTGGACGGATTGAACATCTGCCATTTAGGAGATCTGGGTCATCTATTAACCTCTCAGCAAGTGTCGGATATAGGACAGGTTGATGTATTGTTTGTGCCGGTAGGAGGCTTTTATACCATTGACGCCAAACAGGCCTACGAGGTAGTGCAACAATTGCGGCCCGCTCTGGTTTTGCCCATGCACTACAAGTTGGATAAACGGGTTACGCTGCCTATCGCGCCGGTGGATGAGTTTCTTGGTCTTTTCCCACGAGTAGAAAAGAAATCGTTTTTAGATATAGATAAATCATCACTACCTGGAAAAACTGAAGTAGTATTGTTGGAGCTCAGATAA